Genomic segment of Candidatus Omnitrophota bacterium:
CGGCGCAGTTAGGTATAGTGCTGGATGAAAAAGCCATGAATATCAAAGACGCGGGAGGCATGTTAAAAGCCGGTAGTAAGGTTAATAAACCTGATCCCGTATTCCCCAGAATACGTTAGTTGCTTGATAACTGGATTGCGTGGTATCTAACTGCGCTAATCGTGCCTGATGATTGAAGATGTATGGCGGAGAATTTTTGAGGTTAATATGATAGAAACGCACGCGCACCTTGATTTTTCGCAATATGAAAGCGACAGAGAATCGGTTATAGAAAGAGCGAGGGCCTGCGGAATAAAAAAAATTATCAATGTTGCCTCAAGCGTTGAAGGCAGTGTTTCTTCCTTAGCGCTCGCGCGGGCTTATGATATGGTGTATGCTTCTTGCGGTGTGCATCCGCATGAAGCCGGCAAAGTGGATGAATCGGTTATTGAGCAGATAAGGCGTCTTGCCGTATCAAGCGATAAGGTTGTAGCTATCGGTGAAGTAGGCATAGATTTTTATAGGAATACTTTCTCCGCCGATTCGCAGTATAACGCTTTAAGACTTTTTTTAGGATTAAGCAGACAGCTCGGCCTGCCTGTGATTTTTCATTGCAGGCAGGAATCGCCTGAAAAATACGATGCCTTTGATGTGCTGTTTAAGGCGATGGAGGAATGCCTTGAGAAGCCTTACAGGGCCGTGATACATTGCTTTTCCGGAGACAAGGCCGCGCTTTTTAAGTGTCTGGACTTAGGGCTTTATATTTCGTATACGTGCAATATCACATACAAGAATGCGGGCCGATTAAGAGATGTGCTCAAGGCCACTCCTTTGGAGAGATTGCTTCTTGAAACGGATTCTCCTTTTTTAAGCCCTCAAGAAAAACGCGGCCTAAGGAATGAGCCTTCTTACATTAAGTACCTTCTTAAATCAATGGCAGATATTATCGGATTGCCCGAGCCTGATATAGAGGAACATACTGATAAAAATGCCGGCGAACTTTTTTTTAACCGGAAGCAATGATTCGGATTTGGAACGGGTGAGGCCTCAATGCGGTTTGACACAATAACATATAAAAACGGCAGGCTCATGGTAATAGATCAGAGACTGCTTCCGGGTAAATTAAAGAAAATAGTTCCGCGAAACGCGCGGGATATATGTTCTTACATAAGGACCCTGGCAGTCAGAGGCGCCCCTGCTATAGGTGTTTTTGCCGCTTATGGGTTATTTCTTGCGGCCCGGAGCATAAAGACGCGCGACAAAAAGGTTTTTTTGGCGGCTCTTAATACGACAGCAGGCATTATCAGGAAGAGCAGGCCGACGGCCGTTAATCTGTCGTGGGCATTAGATAAAATGCTTTATGCCGCGCGAAACGCGGCGGATAAAGGCATACCGGAAATAATAGAAGCGTTGCGCGAGCAGGCGCTGGCTATTCATGAGCAAGACAGAATTATGTGCCAAGCTATAGGCAATAACGGCGCTTCTCTTATCCAGAAAAATGATACAATACTAACGCATTGCAATGCCGGTTTCCTGGCAACAGGGGGCATGGGAACCGCGCTCGCTGTTATCTATACAGCTAATGAGCAGGGTAAACGGGTTAAGGTGTATGCTACCGAAACCAGGCCTTTACTGCAAGGGGCGCGCCTTACCGCGTGGGAGCTGCATAATAAAGGCGTTGATGTGACCCTTATTTGCGATAATATGGCAGCTGTTGTAATGAAGCAGAAGGGTGTGGATAAGATCATTGTAGGCGCTGACCGGATCGCCCGAAACGGTGATACTGCCAACAAAATAGGCACTTATGCTTTGTCTGTTTTAGCCAGGGCTCATAATATACCTTTTTTTGTAGCCGCGCCGAGCTCAACAATAGATTTTTCTATAAAAGATGGCAGTCATATACCCATAGAACAACGTTCGGGTGAAGAAATAACGAATATCTCCAGAAGGCGTGTCGCGCCTTATGGAATCAAGACCTTTAACCCGGCCTTTGACGTCACGCCTTCAAGCCATATAAGCGCTATTATAACAGAGGCGGGGATCATGAAAAAGCCATACCAAAAGACCTTGCGGGCATGAACAGTCCTGTATCAGAGATAGGCGAATTTAACCTTATAAATGCCATTTCAAGCCAAATTATAACAAGCGCTTCAGTCTTACGCGGGATAGGAGATGATTGCGCTGTAATAAGGCATAGGCCCGGTAAACACCTGTTGTTTACCACAGATATGCTTATAGAAGGCGCGCATTTTAAAAAAACAACGAAGCCTTCATTTATAGGGCATAAGGCATTGGCTGTTAATATAAGCGATGTCGCTTCATGCGGCGGCCTTCCAAAATGGGCGGTTGTCGCTCTTGGCCTGCCGCCTGATACCAAAGGTTCTTTTGTCAGTGATATGTATAAGGGCATGCGCCGTCTGGCCGGGCGGTTCAATATTGATATAGTGGGCGGGGATACCAACCGTTGCCGGAAGATAATTATATCAGTGGCTCTTTTAGGCCAGGTTGCGGCAAGAGAGCTTGTTACACGCGATGGAGCAAGAGAGGCGGACCTATTGGTGCTTTCAGGGCCTTTGAGCGAAAAGCCCGATCACCTTTGTTTTTTGCCTAAAATAAAAGAATCCCGTTTTATCGTAAAAAATTTAATGCCGACCTCAATGATAGATATATCGGATGGGCTCTTAGCGGACTTGGGCCATATATTAAGGATGAGCAGAAAAAAAGCTGTTTTATATGAATCGGCAATACCCGTAATAAAGCGTGCCGGTGGCATTGATAAAGTTTTGCAAACAGGTGAACAATTTCAGCTGATGTTTACTATGCCCGCAGACCGCGCCCGGTTTATCCCTAAGGGATTTTTTGTTATAGGGCGTATATGCAAAGGCGCGCCTTCTATTATCATGGTTGGCCCTTCAGGCCGCAGGAGAAGGCTTTTGCCCAAAGGTTATACTCATTTTTGACATTATGATTTCATGAAAAAGAGAATTGTTTCAAACAGCCCTGATGATACAATGCGGATTGGACGCCGGCTCGCGGTTTTTTTACGCGCGGGCGACAATATTATATTGGACGGAGACCTCGGCTCCGGTAAAACATTGTTTACCAAGGGCATAGCGCGCGGATTGAAGGTGCCAAACTACGAGTATGTGAATTCACCGTCATTTACGCTTGTCAAACAATATAAAGGGCGTGTTAATCTTTATCATTTTGACTTATACCGTCTTGAAAGGCTTGAAGACATTGAATATATCGGCGTAAAAGAATATTTAAGCGGTTTTGGTATTGTTGTTATTGAATGGGCCTGCCGTATGGGGGCATTATTACCCAGCCAATACCTTGCTATAAAGATTAATACAACAGGGCCTTCCAGCAGAAATTTTTTATTTGAAGCTAAGGGGCGAAGATATGATCATATTATCAGCAGATACTTCAGGCGATAGTTTTGCTCTGGCTCTGTGCGAGAACGAGGATATTATAAAGGCCTTCAGGTCCGTTTCTTTAAACTCGCAATCTGTTGATATGCTTCCTGAAATAGACAGGCTTTTGGCCTCTTCCGGCCTGCGCGCTGAAGATGTCGGGCTTTTTTGCGTAGGCCTTGGCCCGGGCTCTTTTACAGGTTTGCGCGTTGGGATCACAATAATAAAGGCCATGGCGTTTGCGTTGAAAAAACCCGTTGCGGGCGTGCCAAGCATTGACGCTATCGCGCGTAACGCGGTAACTCCAAATCCGTTCATATGCGTTATAAGGGACGCCAGGCAGTCAAAGGTATACGCGAGATTTTATAAAAACACCCCCGCCGGGCCAATTGCCTTAAGCAGGATAATGCTTTTGGAAATAGACAAACTGCCCGCGCTTATTAAAAGCAGGACGTATTTTATCGGAGATGCCATAAGTATCTATAGGGAAAAAATGATAAAGGCGGGTTTTGCGCAAGAGGATTTGGCTTCGCCGCAGGCCTGGCAGCCCGATCCGGGCATAATCGCCCTGCTTGGCCTTAAGAGGTCAAGAGCGGGCATAGTAGATAATGTTTTTACGCTGTCGCCTTTATACATATACCCGAAAGAATGCCAGATCAGAAAACAGCCTGTTCCAAACAGTCCGGGGCCATGGTTTTCTAAGAAAACATGATGAAACACGCAAACATTACGCGTAATGTTTTAAATAATGCCGCCTGCTTGGGGTATGCGCCGACATGGATAGAGATAGACCTTTCTGCCATAAGGCACAATTTCCGGCAGATTAAAAAAATTATTTCAAAAGAAACGGCTATATTGGCTCCTGTAAAGGCCAATGCCTATGGGCACGGAATATTGGAGGTGTCCAGGATGCTCGTTGACTTAGGCGTGGATTATCTTGGCGTAGGCACCTTAAATGAAGCCATGTTGCTTCGGTCAAGAGGTTTTTGTAATATACCGGTTTTAATGATGGGCGTGATACTTGGCAAAGCCTCTTCTATAGTTGTTGACAATAATATTACCCAGGCTGTGGGGGATATCAATCTTGCCGCCGCGATAGATAAAAGCGCCGGAAGACGGCGCCGGAAGGCCAAAGTTCATATAAAGATAGATACGGGTATGGGCAGGATAGGGGTTTGGCATAAGGATGCCATGCGATTTCTATTTGCCATGCGCAAATTTAAAAACCTTGAGATAGAAGGTATATTTAGTCATTTTGCCAGTTCCGACGCGGATAGTATTCTTACGCATAACCAGATAGCCGCGTTTAACCTGTTGATTTCGGAAATAGAGAAATTGGGTTTTAAGATACGTTATAAGCATATGGCTAACAGCATGGCAGTCGTTGATTATCAAAGCTCACACATGAACCTTATCAGGCCCGGCCTTATTCTTTACGGATTATGGCCTAAACACGGCATATCCTGCGGCAGAATGCGTATTAAACCGGCATTAAGCCTTAAAAGCAGGATTGTCTTTCTTAAATCAGTGCCTCCGGGCAGAATAATTAGCTATGGCGCCACCCACACTACTGATAGGCACACTAAGATCGCGACTATTCCTATAGGATATGGAGATGGCTTGAGCAGAGGATTGTCTAATATAGGGCATGCCCTTGTCAGAGGTGTAAGGGTGCCTATTGTCGGGCGTATATGCATGGACCAGACCATGCTTGATGTAGGCAATGTCTCTCATGTAAAAAAATCTGACGCAGTCACCCTGATAGGCAGTCAGTCAGGACTCTCTATAACGGTTGACGAGATAGCCGGTTTATGCGATACGATACCTTATGAAGTTGTCTGCTGGTTTAATAAAAGGATACCAAGGAAATATAAAAATTAATTTTTTTAAAAAACCGTGATTTTGATAGATAGTAAGAGAAATAATGAGATTTCAAGCAGTAATAGGCTATTATTACCGATTTATTCTTATTGACTAATCACAGCAAATACTATATACTCCCTTCATAATATATCAAGGTATACCAGACACTATCAAGTGTCGGATACCGTATTTGAGGTAATAAAATGATAAAGGCAGAAAAATATTATTCTGTTAATGAGGTTGCCAGGCTTTTAAGTATATCAAAGCAGACGCTGGTTCGTTATGAGTCAAAAGGTATATTTCCAAACGCCCGGCGCAATAAAGTCAATGGGTGGCGTGAATACACTATAAATGAGATTAACCACTTGCGTAAAATAATAGGCAGGACTTCCTGATGTTAAAAAAGGCCGTTGGTATTTATATTTCATCGCGATATGTGGATATCGCTGAACTTTCGGGTTTGCGGTCCAATCCGGTGCTTTTAAGTTTCAGCAGGCAGGAGATAACCCCCGGTGCCGGTATTAACCACAATTATGAAAAGGACGTTTCCCCGGCATGCCAGGATGAGTTTGTCTGCGCGATAAAAAAGGGTTCAGAGGGCCTTAAATCCAAACCCCAGTCGGTTTATACCGTACTGCCGTCAGTTGACACGGTGATCAGATATTTTGATATGCCGTATTTACCTAAATCCGAACAGGCCCAGGCGGTGCGTTTTGAAGCAAAAAAATACATGCCGTTCAGGCTTGATGAGATAGTAAGTGATTTTAAGGTCCAGGCTTCATCCAAAGGTAAAAGATCTATAGACATATTTTTTGTGGCTGCCACAAAGGAAAGGTTGAATAACCATACCGCTAAGTTTACGGCAGCAGGCCTGCATACCTCCGGTATTGATATCATTCCTTTTGCCTTACTGCGGGTCTTGATGCTGCACAAGAAGGCGGAGGCAAAAGACGGTTTGGCCATACTTTATGTTGATGAGAATAAGAAAAGCATTTCAATAAGTATCATAAAATCCGGTATTCCCTTTATGAGCAGGGATATCCAAATTTCTATGGATGACAAAGAATCTTTATTTGAAAAAATTGCAAGCGAATTGATGGTATCAATTGATTATTACCGCAGGCAAAAGATTGGTTATGACGTCTCCAAGGTTATCCTTTGCGGCGAACAGCTTTTTAGCGGATTGGACGCGTATATCTCAAACGAATTAAAAGTTACCACCGAAACCATGTATGATTTTATGAAAATAAAAAACGGCGATAAATTGCCTCCCACCGCCATTATAGCTGTTGGCGCCGCGATGGAAGGCCTTGGAAGGTCGGGATATAGTGTCAATCTTTCGCCTTTTTGCGCGGCTATTGAAAAAAGGCAGGCATTCGGTATCCTCGCGGTGCAGGTCATTGCTGCCGTAGCCGTCATTTCCGCGGCGTATCTTCTCTCCGGATTGCTTCTAAAGGGAGGTTATTCCAAATTGCGCCAATTAGAGCAAGCTTCCGCGTCTTTGCCTATAATGACTTCAACACTGGAAGCGGAAGGCCTTATGAAAAAAAAGGACGCTACACTGCAGACTCTTAGGTGTTTTCAGCTTATGCAGTCTGACCGTATTTCCTTGGCCAGGCAGCTGTCCGCAATAGCTTTTTATGTTAAGGAACAAAAAAAACAGCCGGCAGGCTTATGGATAAAGAAGATTGTTTTTAAAGAAACCGTTATAAAAAACGAATCAGGCCTGCCTGTTGGCTTTAACAGGGAAATGGTTTTGTCCGGAGGCGCTTTTTCAAGCGATAGCGCCAGAGAGATGGATTATATCCATAGCTTTCTTGACGCTATTACATCAGATGCCGGTTTTACCCGCTATTTTAACGATATAGAACTGGGTTCTGTTGACAGGACCAGCGTATCAAATGAATGGGTGGCGGATTTTACCATATCCGCCCGATCGCAGGCAGAACCTAAAGCTGGCCGCAGGGGCAGGAGATAGATATGCCGGTAAAAATTGATTTAGACCCTAAAAAAAAGGCAGTATTAATATCGGTGGCAATCCTGTTGTTTACTTTTTTTGTGTGTTTTAATATAGCAAGCGCTCACGCGAAAAAAAGAGAGCTTATTAAGAGACGGGTCTCGGATATTTCTAAAAGAATAGTTTTGCGGCAGGACATTGAAAAGATTGACAAGATCAAGCAGGAGTATGCCAGGTTTTTTTACGATGGTATAGATCAGCAAGCTTTGAGATCATTTGTATTGTCTGCCGCGTCAGAGTCAAACGTGAGTATAGTCTCCGCAAAACCTCGTGAAAGAGAGAACCTGGGGCCTTTTTCAAAAGAGTCCGTTGATCTGTCTTTTACGTGCGCTTTCAATGATCTTGGGTTATTTATTGCCAGAATTGAAGGTACACCCATGATTACTAAAATAGAATCGTTGTCAATACAGGGGGATTCTGGTTATAACGAGGCGTCTGTCTCGGCCAGCCGGCCCCTGGCAAAGGATTATAAGCCGGATGATAATGTCTCTGTTGCCATGGTGGTTGCGGGGTATTCAATAAGCGGTTAAACATGGATAAAGATAAAAAACAGCAGATAATATTAATTATTATAATACCTATATTCTTTTTAGCCCTTATGCATATGTATTCACAACGAGAACAGGGCCGGGGCGGGGCAGGTGTCAAAGAAGAGGTTTTTGCGCCCGATGCAGGTATTGACGCCATACCTATGCCCGATGAAAGCATGGATTTTAATTACACGCCTGGTGAAGAGAATCCTTTTACGAATCTTTTGCAGGCATATCTTAAGGCTTCGGATAAGGAGAAAGTCGTTGAACATGTTTCCGTGCCAATGCCCAGTCTTGTTATTGAGGGTATGGTGTGGAACACCGATAAACCCCAGGCCATAATTAACGGCAAGGTCTTGAACGCCGGGGATATTATTGACGGTGTGCGTATTATTAATATAGAAAAACAAGGCATAACGATAGATTTTAACGGAGAGCGCGTGCTGGTAGAACGGAAAAAATGAGGAGATATCAACATGAGAATGAACCATAATACGGGATTAAAGAAGGCGTTGATTCTTATAATGGTTTTTTTTACCGGGGCGGGTTTTCTCCCTGCCCAGGAGATGCGAAGCATATCAATGGATTTTCAGCAGGCCGCGTTGAAAGACGTCTTAAAGGTTTTTTCACAGCAGGCGGGCTTGAATTTTGTTGCTACGGAAAACATTGAAAACAGGAAGATCACTTTGTATCTTGATAGCGTGACTGTCCGGGATGCCCTTGATTCTATTATGGCGGCCAACAATCTTACTTATGAACAGGCCCAGGGCAGTTCTATTTTCATTGTCAAGGAATCAGGAAAAGCCAAGGTTGAGATGCTGACAAAGGTTTATTCGCTTGATTTCGCCCGTATAAGCCAGTCCGGTGACGAGTCAACATCAAGCGAATCAGCGGATATTTATCCGGTAATAGAACATTTGCTTTCAAAGGGCGTAAACGGTGAAACACTCGGCAGTGTTGTTGTAGACAAAAGGACCAACAGCCTTATCATAACCGCGATACCTTCGGATTTTGCGATCATTGAAGATACTATAAAAAAACTTGACAGCGTAACGCCTCAAGCGCTTATAGAAGCTGAAATAGTAGAGATACATACGGGCGCCTTGAGAAACCTTGGCCTTGAGTGGGGCGGAAGCGACGGGACATTTGTAAGGTTTACCGGACCCACGAAATTGACTCATTTTCCGTTTGTAAGGCATAACAATCCGTTTTCCAAAGGGCTTCTGAAGATAAGCAATACCGACGACGATGACAGCACGGAGCTTGAAAATGAGATGGGCGTTCTTTCTTTGCAGGAGTTTTCCGTTGTCCTCAAGGCGCTTGAAAGTGAAAACATGGCCAGGTATTTAGCCAAACCGCGTATTATGTCTTTAAGCAGTGAAACGGCGGAGATAAAGATATCATCCGATACGGCAATAGGAGTAAAAAAGACAAGTGTTACCGATACGGGTGAGGTTATTGAAGAGGCGGAGAGGATAGAAACCGGCATAACATTAAAGGTTACTCCGACGGTAAACAAAAAAGGTTATATTACTATGACGATAGAGCCTGAAGTGTCGCGCGCTGTCCAGTCTGCGTATTTTTCAAGTTTTGTGGATCCGACCAAGAGAAGCGCTAAGGCCACAGTCATGGTAAGGGACGGACAAACTATCGCGATAGGGGGGTTGTTAAAGACGGATGAAGAAGACTCGGGAAGAGATGTGCCGGGTGTCAGCAGGATACCTATTTTAGGAAATCTGTTTAAGTCTAAAGGCAAAACCAAGGTCCAGACCGAGATCATTGTTTTCATCACGGCCCACGCGATACTTGACAGCGCTGATGCCAATCAAATAGCGCCAGCCGCGCAAAAGACCGAGAACAAGCCGGCTGTTGTTGAGAAAGTTATGCCTGATACGGCAAGTCAAAGGCAGGCAGAGATACAGAAGACTGTTATAAAACTTAGGAAAAAGAGAGAGCTGGAAAGAGCAAAGTAATATGCGTAAGTCTAAATTAAAAATTGGCGAGATACTTCTTAATGAAGGCCTGATTAACCAGTCGCAGATTGACGAGGCGTTGAAGTTTCAAAAACTTAGCGGCAGAAGCATCGGGGACATATTGGTTGACAGGGGCCTGATCAGGGAAAATGATCTTTCAAACGCCCTTGCCAAGCAACTGGATATACCGTTTGTGTCAATCAAGGACGGTTCGTTAAAGCCGTCCGAAGACAATGACCTTGATAAAATTATACCGCAGTATTTTGCCAGAAGCCATATGGTATTGCCGCTTTCAAAACACCTGAAATCGCTTACCGTTGCCATTGCCAACCCGCTTGATCTTTTGCTGATGGATAACCTGAAAAAGATGACAGGCTGTGATATTAATCCTGTTATTGCCACAAAGGCGGATATCAGGGAAATGATATCACGGTTTTACGGCGCGAAAGATCTTTTGGAAGAGGCTGTTGACAGCTCCTATGATATAACGGAGGCAGGCGTCAACGCGTTCAAAAAACAGTATGAAAGCGAAAGCCTTGAAGACATTGTCTCAAAGGCCGAAGAAGCGCCTATAATAAAACTTGTTAACCTTCTTCTTATACAAGCGGTAAAAGACAGGGCAAGCGATATACACATAGAGCCTTTCAAGGAAAAGATAAATGTGCGTTTTAGGATTGACGGAATATTACATCAGATAGCGCCTCCCTCACAGCACCTTTTGCCCGCTTTGATATCAAGGATAAAAATACTTTCTAAGATGGATATTGCTGAAAAAAGACTGCCGCAAGA
This window contains:
- a CDS encoding TatD family hydrolase encodes the protein MIETHAHLDFSQYESDRESVIERARACGIKKIINVASSVEGSVSSLALARAYDMVYASCGVHPHEAGKVDESVIEQIRRLAVSSDKVVAIGEVGIDFYRNTFSADSQYNALRLFLGLSRQLGLPVIFHCRQESPEKYDAFDVLFKAMEECLEKPYRAVIHCFSGDKAALFKCLDLGLYISYTCNITYKNAGRLRDVLKATPLERLLLETDSPFLSPQEKRGLRNEPSYIKYLLKSMADIIGLPEPDIEEHTDKNAGELFFNRKQ
- the mtnA gene encoding S-methyl-5-thioribose-1-phosphate isomerase, yielding MRFDTITYKNGRLMVIDQRLLPGKLKKIVPRNARDICSYIRTLAVRGAPAIGVFAAYGLFLAARSIKTRDKKVFLAALNTTAGIIRKSRPTAVNLSWALDKMLYAARNAADKGIPEIIEALREQALAIHEQDRIMCQAIGNNGASLIQKNDTILTHCNAGFLATGGMGTALAVIYTANEQGKRVKVYATETRPLLQGARLTAWELHNKGVDVTLICDNMAAVVMKQKGVDKIIVGADRIARNGDTANKIGTYALSVLARAHNIPFFVAAPSSTIDFSIKDGSHIPIEQRSGEEITNISRRRVAPYGIKTFNPAFDVTPSSHISAIITEAGIMKKPYQKTLRA
- a CDS encoding thiamine-phosphate kinase, with product MNSPVSEIGEFNLINAISSQIITSASVLRGIGDDCAVIRHRPGKHLLFTTDMLIEGAHFKKTTKPSFIGHKALAVNISDVASCGGLPKWAVVALGLPPDTKGSFVSDMYKGMRRLAGRFNIDIVGGDTNRCRKIIISVALLGQVAARELVTRDGAREADLLVLSGPLSEKPDHLCFLPKIKESRFIVKNLMPTSMIDISDGLLADLGHILRMSRKKAVLYESAIPVIKRAGGIDKVLQTGEQFQLMFTMPADRARFIPKGFFVIGRICKGAPSIIMVGPSGRRRRLLPKGYTHF
- the tsaE gene encoding tRNA (adenosine(37)-N6)-threonylcarbamoyltransferase complex ATPase subunit type 1 TsaE, translating into MKKRIVSNSPDDTMRIGRRLAVFLRAGDNIILDGDLGSGKTLFTKGIARGLKVPNYEYVNSPSFTLVKQYKGRVNLYHFDLYRLERLEDIEYIGVKEYLSGFGIVVIEWACRMGALLPSQYLAIKINTTGPSSRNFLFEAKGRRYDHIISRYFRR
- the tsaB gene encoding tRNA (adenosine(37)-N6)-threonylcarbamoyltransferase complex dimerization subunit type 1 TsaB, coding for MIILSADTSGDSFALALCENEDIIKAFRSVSLNSQSVDMLPEIDRLLASSGLRAEDVGLFCVGLGPGSFTGLRVGITIIKAMAFALKKPVAGVPSIDAIARNAVTPNPFICVIRDARQSKVYARFYKNTPAGPIALSRIMLLEIDKLPALIKSRTYFIGDAISIYREKMIKAGFAQEDLASPQAWQPDPGIIALLGLKRSRAGIVDNVFTLSPLYIYPKECQIRKQPVPNSPGPWFSKKT
- the alr gene encoding alanine racemase — encoded protein: MKHANITRNVLNNAACLGYAPTWIEIDLSAIRHNFRQIKKIISKETAILAPVKANAYGHGILEVSRMLVDLGVDYLGVGTLNEAMLLRSRGFCNIPVLMMGVILGKASSIVVDNNITQAVGDINLAAAIDKSAGRRRRKAKVHIKIDTGMGRIGVWHKDAMRFLFAMRKFKNLEIEGIFSHFASSDADSILTHNQIAAFNLLISEIEKLGFKIRYKHMANSMAVVDYQSSHMNLIRPGLILYGLWPKHGISCGRMRIKPALSLKSRIVFLKSVPPGRIISYGATHTTDRHTKIATIPIGYGDGLSRGLSNIGHALVRGVRVPIVGRICMDQTMLDVGNVSHVKKSDAVTLIGSQSGLSITVDEIAGLCDTIPYEVVCWFNKRIPRKYKN
- a CDS encoding MerR family transcriptional regulator, whose amino-acid sequence is MIKAEKYYSVNEVARLLSISKQTLVRYESKGIFPNARRNKVNGWREYTINEINHLRKIIGRTS
- the pilM gene encoding pilus assembly protein PilM, with translation MLKKAVGIYISSRYVDIAELSGLRSNPVLLSFSRQEITPGAGINHNYEKDVSPACQDEFVCAIKKGSEGLKSKPQSVYTVLPSVDTVIRYFDMPYLPKSEQAQAVRFEAKKYMPFRLDEIVSDFKVQASSKGKRSIDIFFVAATKERLNNHTAKFTAAGLHTSGIDIIPFALLRVLMLHKKAEAKDGLAILYVDENKKSISISIIKSGIPFMSRDIQISMDDKESLFEKIASELMVSIDYYRRQKIGYDVSKVILCGEQLFSGLDAYISNELKVTTETMYDFMKIKNGDKLPPTAIIAVGAAMEGLGRSGYSVNLSPFCAAIEKRQAFGILAVQVIAAVAVISAAYLLSGLLLKGGYSKLRQLEQASASLPIMTSTLEAEGLMKKKDATLQTLRCFQLMQSDRISLARQLSAIAFYVKEQKKQPAGLWIKKIVFKETVIKNESGLPVGFNREMVLSGGAFSSDSAREMDYIHSFLDAITSDAGFTRYFNDIELGSVDRTSVSNEWVADFTISARSQAEPKAGRRGRR
- a CDS encoding general secretion pathway protein GspB, with the protein product MDKDKKQQIILIIIIPIFFLALMHMYSQREQGRGGAGVKEEVFAPDAGIDAIPMPDESMDFNYTPGEENPFTNLLQAYLKASDKEKVVEHVSVPMPSLVIEGMVWNTDKPQAIINGKVLNAGDIIDGVRIINIEKQGITIDFNGERVLVERKK
- a CDS encoding secretin N-terminal domain-containing protein, which encodes MRMNHNTGLKKALILIMVFFTGAGFLPAQEMRSISMDFQQAALKDVLKVFSQQAGLNFVATENIENRKITLYLDSVTVRDALDSIMAANNLTYEQAQGSSIFIVKESGKAKVEMLTKVYSLDFARISQSGDESTSSESADIYPVIEHLLSKGVNGETLGSVVVDKRTNSLIITAIPSDFAIIEDTIKKLDSVTPQALIEAEIVEIHTGALRNLGLEWGGSDGTFVRFTGPTKLTHFPFVRHNNPFSKGLLKISNTDDDDSTELENEMGVLSLQEFSVVLKALESENMARYLAKPRIMSLSSETAEIKISSDTAIGVKKTSVTDTGEVIEEAERIETGITLKVTPTVNKKGYITMTIEPEVSRAVQSAYFSSFVDPTKRSAKATVMVRDGQTIAIGGLLKTDEEDSGRDVPGVSRIPILGNLFKSKGKTKVQTEIIVFITAHAILDSADANQIAPAAQKTENKPAVVEKVMPDTASQRQAEIQKTVIKLRKKRELERAK